The following proteins are encoded in a genomic region of Phycisphaera sp.:
- the pnp gene encoding polyribonucleotide nucleotidyltransferase has translation MADVVISEQIKVEREIAGRMMSIETGVVARLASSAVILRYGGSAVLATVVRADAREGLDFFPMQVDYREKLTAAGKFPGGFRKREGPPSEKEILTMRMIDRPIRPLFPDGFIEEIQIQCWVMSHDGENDTDVLASVAASAALAISDAPFEGPIATVRVGRVHTDDGPTLVANPTASQMDYSDLDMVLSGHADGINMIEVGAAEVGEDDMLDAIEFGQGVIDDMLVLIDDLVAEAGQEKRPGNLVLPTDDVIATVEKAAKAKMLKARQIMGKHDRGAAVRELRDEVLEKHFQIVEDGTPGEHITSVKRRAMAKEAFRTLEKKCARQLLVDKGIRADGRDLEELRPIFGQVNYFERTHGSALFQRGETQSIVSCTLGTGKDAQIVDGLMPEYSKKFTLHYNFPPFCVGEARRIMGPGRREIGHGALAERSLLGILPGPDEFPYTVRLVSDITESNGSSSMASICGGCLALMDAGVPILGTCAGISVGRVTDEKGGSETYITDIIGEEDFFGDMDFKVAGTREGITGIQLDLKARGLVIDQIERIFEQAREARIEIIDIMEEVIEAPRDDISKFAPRIETVKINPEKIGKLIGPGGKTIRAIQERWGVQVDVAEDGTVSVASTDAEGLAGAKQEIEALGEEIKVGSIYTGKVVSVRDFGAFIEIAAGTDGMCHISELKDGYVEKVTDVVNVGDEVTVKVILVDDQGRIKLSRKQALPPEERGGDDDDDGERGERGDRGDRGSRGEGRGDRNRDGGGRGGRGGRDRDRDGNRDGNRDGGRDGERRPKRRGGRRPASVE, from the coding sequence ATGGCAGATGTTGTGATTTCCGAGCAGATCAAGGTCGAGCGCGAGATCGCCGGCCGCATGATGTCGATCGAGACCGGCGTGGTGGCACGCCTGGCCTCGTCGGCGGTCATCCTGCGGTACGGCGGCAGCGCCGTGCTGGCCACCGTGGTGCGGGCCGACGCCCGCGAGGGGCTGGACTTCTTCCCCATGCAGGTGGACTACCGCGAGAAGCTGACTGCCGCGGGCAAGTTCCCCGGCGGCTTCCGCAAGCGTGAGGGCCCGCCCAGCGAGAAAGAAATCCTCACGATGCGGATGATCGATCGCCCGATCCGCCCGCTGTTCCCCGACGGGTTCATCGAGGAGATCCAGATCCAGTGCTGGGTCATGAGCCACGACGGCGAGAACGACACCGACGTGCTGGCCTCGGTCGCCGCGTCGGCCGCCCTGGCCATCAGCGATGCGCCCTTCGAGGGGCCCATCGCCACGGTTCGGGTTGGCCGTGTGCACACCGACGACGGCCCGACCCTGGTGGCCAACCCGACCGCCAGCCAGATGGACTACTCCGACCTGGACATGGTGCTCAGCGGCCACGCCGACGGCATCAACATGATCGAGGTCGGCGCCGCCGAGGTGGGCGAGGACGACATGCTCGACGCGATCGAGTTTGGCCAGGGCGTCATCGACGATATGCTCGTGCTGATCGACGACCTGGTGGCCGAGGCCGGCCAGGAGAAGCGCCCGGGCAACCTGGTGCTGCCGACCGACGACGTCATCGCGACCGTCGAGAAGGCCGCCAAGGCCAAGATGCTCAAGGCCCGCCAGATCATGGGCAAGCACGACCGCGGCGCTGCCGTCCGCGAGCTGCGCGACGAGGTGCTCGAGAAGCATTTCCAGATCGTGGAAGACGGCACGCCCGGCGAGCACATCACGTCGGTCAAGCGCCGTGCGATGGCCAAGGAGGCCTTCCGCACGCTCGAGAAGAAGTGTGCCCGGCAGTTGCTGGTCGACAAGGGCATCCGCGCCGATGGCCGCGACCTCGAAGAGCTGCGTCCGATCTTCGGCCAGGTGAACTATTTCGAGCGCACCCACGGCTCGGCGCTCTTCCAGCGCGGCGAGACCCAGAGCATCGTGAGCTGCACGCTGGGCACCGGCAAGGACGCCCAGATCGTCGACGGCCTGATGCCCGAGTACTCCAAGAAGTTCACGCTGCACTACAACTTCCCGCCCTTCTGCGTGGGCGAGGCCCGCCGCATCATGGGCCCGGGCCGCCGCGAGATCGGCCACGGCGCACTCGCCGAGCGCAGCCTGCTGGGCATCCTGCCCGGGCCCGACGAGTTCCCCTACACCGTTCGCCTGGTCAGCGACATCACCGAGAGCAACGGCTCGTCGTCGATGGCGTCGATCTGCGGCGGTTGCCTTGCGCTCATGGACGCCGGCGTGCCCATCCTGGGCACCTGCGCCGGCATCTCGGTCGGCCGCGTGACCGACGAGAAGGGCGGCAGCGAGACCTACATCACTGACATCATCGGCGAGGAAGACTTCTTCGGCGACATGGACTTCAAGGTCGCCGGCACCCGCGAGGGCATCACGGGCATCCAGCTCGACCTCAAGGCTCGCGGCCTGGTGATCGACCAGATCGAGCGCATCTTCGAGCAGGCCCGCGAGGCCCGCATCGAGATCATCGACATCATGGAAGAGGTGATCGAAGCGCCGCGCGACGACATCTCCAAGTTCGCCCCGCGCATCGAGACCGTGAAGATCAACCCCGAGAAGATCGGCAAGCTGATCGGCCCGGGCGGCAAGACCATCCGCGCCATCCAGGAGCGGTGGGGCGTGCAGGTCGACGTGGCCGAGGACGGCACCGTGTCGGTCGCTTCGACCGACGCCGAGGGTCTGGCCGGCGCGAAGCAGGAGATCGAGGCACTCGGCGAAGAGATCAAGGTCGGCTCGATCTACACCGGCAAGGTCGTGAGCGTGCGCGACTTCGGCGCGTTCATCGAGATCGCGGCTGGCACCGATGGCATGTGCCACATCAGCGAGCTCAAGGACGGCTACGTCGAGAAGGTGACCGACGTGGTGAACGTGGGCGACGAGGTCACCGTGAAGGTGATCCTCGTCGACGACCAGGGCCGCATCAAGCTCAGCCGCAAGCAGGCGCTGCCGCCCGAGGAGCGTGGTGGCGACGACGATGACGATGGCGAGCGCGGAGAACGCGGCGACCGGGGTGATCGTGGCTCGCGTGGCGAGGGCAGAGGCGATCGCAACCGCGACGGCGGAGGCCGCGGCGGACGTGGTGGCCGGGATCGCGATCGAGACGGCAACCGAGACGGCAACCGCGATGGTGGCCGGGACGGCGAGCGGCGGCCCAAGCGCCGTGGCGGCCGGAGGCCGGCTTCGGTCGAGTAG
- a CDS encoding ankyrin repeat domain-containing protein, producing MRRWVPLISLALFLGLLTSVAIAWLGAALNRETWPDVPLTRGTVERAAVVDGWLVDETSDATCTRRLINLWSESPVPPYLEFETLPSADKPAISRGSIVRTRKADPADHRLINLKARVWEREAGWPMRCLSAHHAVADHRVAFPGEYVRGGLHVAAWEWPWSHTAHQRKQPEKPYHWLQPRWESVELEHALPLTPMWLGLFANSLVFGSAWAIVMMPAILPGLLRMRWRRRRDRCTRCGYPLSGADICPECGKPRVQRQPLIGVLPMVVGTLAVLLLASGLAYFAHRQWSARPMLPPLHHAAATGNLHDIGLLLAAGKNVNEGVDNIPGVELQMSGSTPLSWAAGRGKTDATAALLKAGASPDGVGGNSGMNFDPAPVALAARANDAQMCKLLLDAGASPLHRRDRFSLALTDALDWGDTDPEIVALILMHTPTGKAPDPLPREIRVQPEPVFTLLLEHFDWDQTQLFDIIKYQIDDDRVMQAVIAKGLSIEEKIGRDLLGQAIKLDVIRASIYNPVHGAPQTRAALELGISPQRHAELWPLREALPLEDTIRALLEAGADPIARGHGRATLLHELSQQSGLVEVMHLLLEAGVPVDALDYRGRTPLHQAVVYCRAEFVEALLAAGANPMARDDQGLLPRQIKPSMPHSEEADRIATMLERAEAEWEPEK from the coding sequence ATGCGTCGCTGGGTCCCGCTGATCTCGCTGGCGTTGTTCCTCGGCCTGCTCACGTCGGTTGCGATAGCCTGGCTCGGCGCTGCACTCAACCGAGAGACCTGGCCCGACGTGCCGCTCACCCGTGGTACGGTCGAGCGAGCCGCCGTCGTCGACGGCTGGCTCGTGGACGAAACCAGCGACGCCACCTGCACGCGACGGCTCATCAACCTCTGGTCCGAGTCGCCGGTGCCACCCTACCTCGAATTTGAAACCCTACCTAGCGCCGATAAACCCGCTATCAGTCGAGGTAGTATCGTTCGCACTCGCAAGGCCGATCCGGCGGATCACCGACTGATCAACCTCAAAGCCAGGGTCTGGGAGCGCGAGGCGGGGTGGCCCATGCGCTGCTTGAGCGCCCATCACGCCGTCGCGGACCACCGCGTTGCTTTCCCCGGGGAGTACGTCCGCGGCGGGCTCCATGTCGCCGCTTGGGAGTGGCCGTGGAGCCACACCGCCCACCAGCGGAAACAACCCGAGAAGCCGTACCACTGGCTCCAGCCGCGTTGGGAATCAGTCGAACTCGAGCACGCCCTGCCGCTCACGCCGATGTGGCTCGGCCTGTTTGCAAACTCGCTCGTGTTTGGCTCGGCATGGGCCATCGTGATGATGCCCGCGATCCTTCCCGGCTTATTGCGAATGCGCTGGCGGCGCCGCCGCGACCGATGCACCCGGTGCGGCTATCCGCTGTCGGGAGCCGACATCTGCCCCGAGTGCGGCAAGCCCCGCGTCCAACGGCAACCACTCATCGGTGTGCTGCCCATGGTTGTCGGAACATTGGCCGTACTCCTGCTCGCCTCCGGCCTCGCGTACTTCGCTCACCGCCAATGGAGCGCGAGGCCGATGCTACCACCCCTGCACCACGCGGCGGCCACCGGAAATCTGCACGACATCGGGCTCTTGCTTGCCGCTGGCAAGAATGTTAACGAGGGCGTGGACAACATCCCGGGCGTGGAACTCCAGATGAGCGGCAGCACCCCACTCTCGTGGGCCGCCGGCCGTGGTAAAACAGACGCCACCGCGGCACTCCTAAAGGCCGGGGCGTCGCCGGATGGTGTTGGTGGCAACAGCGGCATGAACTTCGACCCTGCCCCAGTCGCGCTCGCCGCCCGCGCGAATGATGCGCAAATGTGCAAGCTGCTGCTCGACGCCGGTGCCAGCCCGCTCCATCGGCGCGATCGTTTCAGTCTGGCACTGACCGACGCACTCGACTGGGGGGATACCGATCCGGAGATCGTGGCACTCATCCTCATGCACACACCAACCGGCAAAGCGCCAGACCCACTTCCCCGCGAGATCCGCGTCCAGCCAGAACCCGTGTTCACGCTCTTGCTGGAACACTTCGATTGGGACCAGACCCAACTGTTCGACATCATCAAGTATCAGATCGATGATGATCGGGTAATGCAAGCGGTCATTGCCAAAGGCCTCTCAATCGAAGAGAAAATCGGCCGCGATTTGCTCGGCCAAGCCATCAAGCTGGACGTGATCAGGGCTTCAATCTACAACCCCGTCCACGGCGCACCGCAGACCCGCGCAGCCCTGGAACTCGGCATCTCCCCGCAACGACACGCCGAGCTATGGCCCTTGAGAGAGGCTCTGCCACTGGAAGATACCATCCGTGCATTGCTCGAAGCCGGTGCCGACCCCATCGCACGCGGGCATGGCCGGGCCACGCTGCTCCACGAGCTCTCCCAGCAGAGCGGTCTCGTCGAGGTCATGCACCTTTTACTTGAAGCTGGAGTGCCGGTCGACGCTCTGGATTATCGCGGGCGGACGCCCCTGCATCAGGCGGTCGTGTACTGCCGGGCCGAGTTCGTCGAGGCGCTGCTTGCCGCAGGTGCGAACCCGATGGCGCGGGACGACCAGGGCCTGCTCCCTCGCCAGATCAAGCCGAGCATGCCGCATAGCGAAGAGGCCGACCGGATCGCAACCATGCTCGAACGCGCAGAAGCCGAATGGGAGCCTGAAAAGTAA
- a CDS encoding ATP-binding protein yields MAMEPWGTTLTNTIAGFGAGLLVAACAGWWATRVLMRRARQAEGRARAAEHLAEIGAMTGGLAHEIKNPLSTIGMNAQLLAEAAEELPTVDEQQRGRLVRRAGTLKREVERLGDILSDFLDFAGELRLAPVRVDLNRLVEELGDFFLPQAESKGVRLRVELAPDPAWANVDAPRLKQAVLNLMLNATQAMAAASEEGVPKELMLRVRHHARDGRVEVHVTDTGPGMDDETAERIFHPYFTTKAGGTGLGLPTSRRIIQASGGEMSFTSEVGRGTDFVIALPAVE; encoded by the coding sequence ATGGCGATGGAGCCGTGGGGCACGACCCTGACCAACACGATCGCCGGCTTTGGTGCCGGCTTGCTCGTAGCCGCCTGTGCGGGCTGGTGGGCGACGCGCGTGCTCATGCGCCGGGCGCGGCAGGCCGAGGGCCGGGCGCGTGCCGCCGAACACTTGGCCGAGATCGGTGCGATGACTGGCGGTTTGGCGCACGAGATCAAGAATCCGCTCTCGACCATCGGGATGAACGCGCAATTACTGGCCGAGGCTGCGGAGGAGTTGCCGACCGTCGATGAGCAACAGCGGGGCCGCCTCGTGCGCCGGGCGGGCACGCTCAAGCGTGAGGTCGAGCGATTGGGGGACATCCTCAGCGACTTCCTCGATTTTGCGGGCGAGTTGCGGTTGGCACCGGTTCGTGTCGACCTGAACCGGCTCGTGGAGGAACTCGGCGACTTCTTTCTACCTCAGGCCGAGAGCAAAGGCGTGCGGCTGCGTGTCGAATTGGCCCCCGACCCGGCGTGGGCGAACGTTGATGCGCCGCGCCTCAAGCAGGCGGTGCTGAACCTGATGCTCAATGCCACGCAAGCGATGGCTGCCGCGTCAGAGGAGGGGGTGCCGAAGGAACTCATGCTCCGCGTCCGCCACCATGCGCGCGACGGCCGGGTCGAGGTCCATGTGACCGACACCGGGCCGGGCATGGACGACGAAACCGCCGAACGAATCTTCCATCCGTACTTCACGACCAAGGCCGGCGGCACGGGCCTGGGCCTGCCGACGAGCCGGCGGATCATCCAGGCGAGCGGGGGCGAGATGAGTTTCACGAGCGAAGTCGGGCGGGGGACGGACTTTGTGATTGCGTTGCCGGCGGTGGAGTGA
- a CDS encoding citrate synthase (catalyzes the formation of citrate from acetyl-CoA and oxaloacetate), with amino-acid sequence MTTAAPAPKAGLEGVVAGDTSICNVEQDALIYRGYEIHDLADNASFEEVAYLLLEGDKPTADQLKFFKDELIANRALPPQIIDYLKTVKPMVIAGSAVPMDILRTAVSLLANLDKESQDISAEANLRKAKRLTAKIPTIIGHMQNVIDGRDIVAPDTGGDANLGHAANMLYLMSGEKPDAEAEKVVDVSLTLYAEHDYNASTFASRVIAGTLSDMHGAVTGAIAALKGPLHGGANEAAMDMLREIMKDLDGKIEKPAVEAWMRQAFQDKRKLMGFGHRVYKNGDHRAPILHNLGRAAAEKRGAEFVKWFELGEIVQKIMLDEKSIHPNVDFPCGMTYFALGIPIPQYTPIFVAARITGWAAHIMEQHANNRLIRPRANYVGPDLRKWKD; translated from the coding sequence ATGACCACCGCCGCACCAGCCCCAAAGGCCGGCCTCGAAGGCGTCGTCGCCGGCGACACCAGCATCTGCAACGTCGAGCAAGACGCCCTGATCTACCGCGGCTACGAAATCCACGACCTGGCCGACAACGCCAGCTTCGAGGAGGTGGCCTACCTGCTGCTCGAGGGCGACAAGCCCACGGCCGACCAGCTCAAGTTCTTCAAGGACGAGCTGATCGCCAACCGGGCGCTGCCGCCGCAGATCATCGACTACCTCAAGACGGTCAAGCCCATGGTCATCGCCGGCAGCGCCGTGCCAATGGACATCCTCCGCACGGCCGTCAGCCTGCTGGCCAACCTGGACAAGGAAAGCCAGGACATCAGCGCCGAGGCCAACCTGCGCAAGGCCAAGCGGCTGACCGCCAAGATCCCCACGATCATCGGCCACATGCAGAACGTGATCGACGGCCGCGACATCGTTGCGCCTGACACCGGCGGCGACGCCAACCTGGGGCATGCGGCCAATATGCTCTACCTGATGAGCGGCGAGAAGCCAGACGCCGAGGCCGAGAAGGTCGTCGATGTCTCGCTCACCTTGTACGCCGAGCACGACTACAACGCAAGCACCTTCGCCAGCCGCGTCATCGCCGGCACGCTGAGCGACATGCACGGCGCGGTGACCGGCGCCATCGCCGCCCTGAAGGGCCCGCTGCACGGCGGCGCCAACGAGGCGGCCATGGACATGCTCCGCGAGATCATGAAGGATCTGGACGGCAAGATCGAGAAGCCCGCCGTCGAGGCATGGATGCGTCAGGCCTTCCAGGACAAGCGCAAGCTCATGGGCTTTGGTCACCGTGTGTACAAGAACGGCGACCACCGGGCCCCGATCCTGCACAATCTTGGCCGTGCGGCTGCCGAGAAGCGTGGGGCCGAGTTCGTCAAGTGGTTCGAACTGGGCGAAATCGTCCAGAAGATCATGCTCGACGAGAAGAGCATCCACCCCAACGTCGACTTCCCCTGTGGCATGACGTACTTCGCCCTGGGCATCCCCATCCCGCAGTACACGCCCATCTTCGTGGCCGCCCGCATTACCGGATGGGCCGCCCACATCATGGAGCAGCACGCCAACAACCGGCTGATCCGCCCGCGTGCGAACTACGTCGGCCCCGACCTTCGCAAGTGGAAGGACTAA
- a CDS encoding DinB family protein, whose translation MTQAPTNTQACDSQAGPMSGPMCRQLEVAPVEALAAMDWPDLVRRFAVSVEWFDPRMFHLPEQDLDTPFKPEAAAGLLPIRALVTHLADCEMVWLHRIRRAVAEQTPMLANFDHDAFLDGPLYGRGTRSGVTSAPPVAGSVAVLHTMRRWALDWLFDMDEATQNRSAMHPERGSMTVRDMLATTTWHLEHHAKLLNAKIEHLLGPLTEAPPMANIPEGGCGPGCGCASKQAGGGDAQS comes from the coding sequence ATGACACAAGCCCCCACGAACACCCAAGCGTGCGATAGCCAGGCCGGCCCGATGTCAGGTCCGATGTGCCGCCAGCTCGAGGTCGCCCCCGTCGAGGCCCTGGCCGCCATGGACTGGCCCGACCTCGTCCGCCGCTTCGCGGTGTCGGTCGAGTGGTTCGACCCCCGCATGTTCCACCTGCCCGAGCAGGATCTCGACACGCCCTTCAAGCCAGAGGCCGCGGCGGGCCTGCTCCCCATCCGGGCCCTGGTGACCCACCTGGCCGACTGTGAGATGGTGTGGCTGCACCGCATCCGCCGGGCCGTGGCCGAGCAGACCCCCATGCTGGCCAACTTCGACCACGACGCCTTCCTCGACGGGCCGCTCTACGGCCGGGGCACCCGCAGCGGCGTGACCAGCGCCCCGCCGGTGGCCGGCTCGGTGGCCGTGCTGCACACCATGCGCCGCTGGGCGCTCGACTGGCTGTTCGACATGGACGAGGCAACCCAGAACCGCAGCGCCATGCACCCCGAACGGGGAAGCATGACCGTGCGCGACATGCTGGCGACCACGACCTGGCACCTGGAGCACCACGCGAAGCTTCTCAATGCCAAGATCGAGCACCTGCTCGGGCCTCTGACCGAGGCCCCGCCGATGGCCAATATTCCCGAGGGCGGCTGCGGCCCGGGCTGCGGGTGCGCATCGAAGCAAGCCGGTGGAGGCGATGCCCAGAGCTAA
- a CDS encoding tryptophan 2,3-dioxygenase family protein has translation MSQREFESTLHTDMADRMTYGGYLHLEKVLTAQQPLSSPAHHDEMLFIIQHQTTELWLKLMIHELRAAIAAVQAGSLEPSFKILARVKHILQQLLNQWSVLATLTPTEYAQFRGILGNASGFQSFQYRLVEFLLGNKDRRMLKVHEHDKVAHDILAEALEAPSIYDAFLTYMKGQGLPVPEAAVNRDYSEPREMDESVITVLKTVYENPHDHWASYEMAEKLVDVDDQFGQWRYRHLRTVHRIIGMKRGTGGSSGVPFLRQMIDHQFFPELWEVRTRIEELPAPSR, from the coding sequence ATGTCCCAACGCGAGTTCGAATCCACGCTCCACACCGACATGGCCGACCGTATGACCTACGGCGGCTATTTGCATCTGGAGAAGGTCCTCACGGCCCAGCAGCCGCTGAGCAGCCCCGCGCACCACGACGAGATGCTGTTCATCATCCAGCACCAGACCACCGAGCTGTGGCTGAAGCTGATGATCCACGAGTTGCGCGCCGCCATCGCGGCCGTGCAGGCCGGCAGCCTCGAGCCGAGCTTCAAGATCCTCGCCCGCGTCAAGCACATCCTCCAGCAACTCTTGAATCAATGGAGCGTGCTGGCCACGCTCACGCCCACCGAGTACGCCCAGTTCCGCGGCATTCTGGGTAATGCCAGCGGCTTCCAGAGCTTCCAGTACCGCCTCGTCGAGTTCTTGCTGGGCAACAAGGACCGGCGGATGCTGAAGGTGCATGAGCACGACAAGGTGGCCCACGACATCCTGGCCGAGGCGCTCGAAGCGCCCAGCATCTACGACGCCTTCCTGACATACATGAAGGGCCAGGGCCTGCCCGTGCCCGAAGCGGCCGTCAACCGCGACTACTCAGAGCCGCGAGAAATGGACGAGAGCGTCATTACCGTCCTTAAGACGGTGTACGAGAACCCCCACGACCACTGGGCCAGCTACGAGATGGCCGAGAAGCTCGTGGACGTCGACGATCAGTTCGGCCAGTGGCGCTACCGCCACCTGCGCACCGTCCACCGCATCATCGGCATGAAGCGCGGCACCGGCGGCTCGTCGGGCGTGCCCTTCCTCCGCCAGATGATCGACCACCAGTTCTTCCCGGAGCTGTGGGAGGTGCGGACGCGGATCGAGGAACTGCCGGCACCCAGCAGGTAG
- the rpsO gene encoding 30S ribosomal protein S15 produces the protein MAIEPAVKQEVIGEHGRHEGDTGSPEVQIAILTSRIKELSSHLREHRHDFHSRRGLILMVGKRNRLLRYLNRTNHDSYKALIKKLGLRK, from the coding sequence ATGGCAATCGAACCCGCGGTCAAGCAAGAGGTCATCGGCGAGCACGGACGGCACGAGGGCGATACGGGCTCTCCGGAGGTCCAGATCGCGATCCTGACCAGCCGCATCAAGGAACTCTCCAGCCACCTGCGTGAGCACCGCCACGACTTCCACAGCCGTCGCGGGCTGATCCTGATGGTGGGCAAGCGCAACCGCCTGCTCCGCTACCTGAACAGGACCAACCACGACAGCTACAAGGCCCTCATCAAGAAGCTGGGCCTGCGCAAGTAA
- a CDS encoding acyl-CoA thioesterase has protein sequence MVTNPTPQPTPSAPTPSENKGWACSLRIMAMPRDTNQYGTIFGGVILSAIDQAAFVEARRHGVHRWVTASVDKVEFSQPVHVGDLVTCLTRTTRTGTSSATVEVRVEAERYEGGETVRVTEAQLTMVAIGPDGRPVPMDSPPTAHLPAKPPADPASAQ, from the coding sequence ATGGTGACCAACCCCACACCCCAACCAACCCCGAGCGCCCCGACCCCGAGCGAGAACAAGGGTTGGGCGTGCAGCCTGCGCATCATGGCGATGCCCAGGGACACCAACCAGTACGGCACGATCTTCGGCGGGGTGATTCTCAGCGCGATCGACCAGGCGGCCTTCGTCGAGGCCCGCCGCCACGGCGTCCACCGCTGGGTGACCGCCAGCGTCGACAAGGTCGAGTTCAGCCAGCCCGTCCACGTGGGCGACCTGGTGACCTGCCTGACGCGCACGACCCGCACCGGCACCAGCAGCGCCACCGTGGAGGTGCGGGTGGAGGCCGAGCGGTACGAGGGCGGTGAAACCGTCCGCGTGACCGAGGCGCAACTGACCATGGTGGCGATCGGGCCCGATGGGCGGCCCGTGCCGATGGACAGCCCCCCCACGGCCCATTTGCCGGCCAAGCCGCCTGCCGACCCAGCCTCAGCCCAATGA
- a CDS encoding polyprenyl synthetase family protein, whose protein sequence is MREMLDLDASLEPVQGELASFLGRVADRFDDALHSDILAVQRLTQHVERYRGKMLRPALVALSAGASHGDLTKVLRGPKGEALEVIGAVCEMVHMATLVHDDVLDEADTRRRGRTVNAMSGNETAVILGDYLIAGAYHLCSTLDEQATALRVARASMVVCSGELLQLDRRDDLSLDEATYFEIINRKTAELIAAACELGAVTAGGTPEIVAALESFGRQIGSAFQVRDDLLDLTGREEVVGKSVGRDARKGKLTLPVIHHLRAASPDERAHSLALAVRAAHENSGDAPARLRQRLETTGSVEHAQRASETIVGRARGHLDAVVDSPARRILLAMAEAVVNRAF, encoded by the coding sequence ATGCGAGAAATGCTGGATCTGGACGCCTCGCTCGAACCCGTCCAGGGCGAGTTGGCCTCGTTCCTGGGCCGCGTGGCCGACCGCTTCGACGACGCCCTGCACAGCGATATTCTGGCCGTCCAGCGGCTGACCCAGCACGTCGAACGCTACCGCGGCAAGATGCTGCGCCCCGCGCTCGTCGCGCTCTCGGCGGGCGCGTCCCATGGCGATCTCACGAAAGTGCTGCGCGGGCCCAAGGGCGAGGCACTGGAGGTCATCGGTGCCGTGTGCGAGATGGTCCACATGGCCACGCTGGTGCATGACGACGTGCTCGACGAGGCCGATACGCGCCGTCGCGGACGCACCGTCAACGCCATGAGCGGCAACGAGACGGCCGTGATCCTGGGCGACTACCTCATCGCCGGCGCGTACCACCTTTGCTCCACGCTCGACGAGCAGGCCACCGCCCTGCGCGTGGCGCGCGCCAGCATGGTGGTGTGCAGCGGAGAGCTGCTCCAGCTCGACCGCCGCGACGACCTCTCGCTCGACGAAGCCACTTACTTCGAGATCATCAATCGCAAGACGGCCGAGCTCATCGCCGCCGCGTGCGAACTCGGAGCCGTGACCGCGGGCGGCACACCAGAGATCGTCGCGGCGCTCGAGTCCTTTGGCCGGCAGATCGGATCGGCCTTCCAGGTGCGCGACGACCTGCTCGACCTGACCGGCCGCGAGGAGGTGGTGGGCAAGAGCGTGGGCCGAGACGCGCGTAAGGGCAAGCTCACGCTCCCGGTCATCCACCACCTCCGGGCCGCCAGCCCAGACGAGCGGGCCCACAGCCTGGCGCTCGCCGTCCGTGCCGCCCACGAAAACTCGGGCGACGCCCCCGCCCGCCTCCGCCAGCGGCTGGAGACTACCGGCTCTGTCGAGCACGCCCAGCGGGCCTCGGAGACCATCGTGGGCAGGGCTCGCGGGCACCTGGACGCCGTCGTCGACTCGCCGGCCCGTCGGATCCTGCTGGCAATGGCCGAGGCTGTGGTCAATCGGGCGTTCTGA